Proteins encoded within one genomic window of Streptomyces profundus:
- a CDS encoding TetR/AcrR family transcriptional regulator, with translation MVRRNDQRRSELLDAAIEVLAREGARGLTFRAVDKQARVPAGTASNYFANRDQLLTQSGGRVYERLVPDEATVAEQEPIAPTSERFHELMTDLVGKLTTFRSGYLALLELRLESTRRPELRAVLTARVRADIAHNVAHHEQSGLPGDATSVKLLILALNWLIVEQLTLPDVFDEEERAHLVAEAVRRLVGE, from the coding sequence ATGGTGCGCAGAAACGACCAGCGTCGATCCGAGCTGCTGGACGCCGCGATCGAGGTGCTGGCGCGGGAGGGCGCGCGCGGGCTGACCTTCCGCGCGGTGGACAAGCAGGCGCGCGTACCGGCGGGCACGGCCTCCAACTACTTCGCCAACCGGGACCAACTGCTCACCCAGTCCGGCGGCCGGGTCTACGAACGGCTCGTCCCGGACGAGGCCACCGTCGCGGAACAGGAGCCGATCGCGCCGACCAGCGAGCGGTTCCACGAGCTGATGACGGACCTGGTCGGCAAGCTCACCACCTTCCGCAGCGGCTATCTGGCGCTGCTGGAACTCCGCCTGGAGAGCACCAGGCGCCCCGAACTGCGCGCGGTGCTCACCGCACGCGTGCGGGCCGACATCGCCCACAACGTCGCCCACCACGAACAGTCGGGGCTGCCGGGGGACGCCACCTCGGTGAAGCTGCTGATCCTCGCCCTCAACTGGCTGATCGTCGAACAGCTCACGCTGCCCGACGTCTTCGACGAGGAGGAACGGGCGCATCTCGTCGCGGAGGCCGTGCGGCGCCTCGTCGGGGAGTGA
- a CDS encoding ABC transporter ATP-binding protein produces the protein MTDQATERSGGRRADEPPAWRVLLGYVRPHRWALLAGALLSLVTGATGLALPLVARSLIENLTADKAISGALLWLTLLVVANAVIGALGAYVLQRTAESVVLTARRSLTSYLLRLRVSAVDASEPGDLLSRATSDTTLLRAMTTQSLIGLGTGGLTLVATLVMMGVVDLVLLGVTAGVIAVAAVVIGVIAPLIHRASKRAQKSVGDMGASLERVLGALRTVKAAGAERREERTVHAAAERSWEASVEAAKWSAIAGNTVGLAMQGAFITVLAVGGARVATGAIEIGTLVAFLLYVFYLMAPLQDVVQAITQYQVGSAAISRMREVWRMPAEPERSDEEPARSPSEEPAALAFEGVRFRYAPDLPLVHHGVDFAVPPRGMTAFVGPSGAGKTTVFSLVERFYDVTDGRVTVDGRDVLEWDLPELRAAIGYVEQDAPVLSGTLRDNLLFGAPVTSEAELAGTLRTARLESLVERLPEGLDTVVGHRGTKLSGGERQRVAIARALLRRPRLLLLDEATSQLDAVNEAALRDTVADISRRTTVLVVAHRLSTVTSADRIVVMEAGRVRAVGTHSELVAANPLYAELAATQFLTEHDAAGPGPAVGVTAEPAS, from the coding sequence GTGACTGACCAGGCGACGGAACGAAGCGGCGGGAGAAGAGCGGACGAGCCGCCGGCCTGGCGGGTGTTGCTTGGCTACGTCAGGCCGCACCGCTGGGCGCTGCTCGCCGGGGCGCTGCTCTCGCTGGTGACGGGCGCCACCGGTCTCGCGCTGCCGCTGGTCGCCCGCTCCCTGATCGAGAACCTCACGGCGGACAAGGCCATCTCGGGCGCCCTGCTCTGGCTGACCCTGCTGGTCGTGGCCAACGCGGTGATCGGCGCGCTCGGCGCCTATGTGCTGCAACGCACCGCCGAGTCGGTGGTGTTGACCGCCCGCCGCTCGTTGACGTCCTATCTGCTGCGGCTGCGGGTCTCCGCGGTGGACGCCAGCGAGCCGGGCGATCTGCTCTCCCGCGCCACCTCGGACACCACCCTGCTGCGCGCGATGACCACCCAGTCGCTCATCGGGCTCGGCACCGGCGGGCTGACGCTGGTGGCCACGCTGGTGATGATGGGCGTGGTCGATCTGGTCCTGCTCGGTGTGACGGCGGGCGTGATCGCGGTCGCCGCCGTGGTGATCGGGGTGATAGCGCCGCTGATCCACCGCGCCAGCAAGCGCGCCCAGAAGTCGGTCGGCGACATGGGCGCCAGCCTGGAGCGGGTGCTGGGCGCGCTGCGCACCGTGAAGGCCGCCGGGGCCGAGCGGCGTGAGGAGCGCACGGTGCACGCTGCGGCCGAGCGGTCCTGGGAGGCCAGCGTGGAGGCCGCCAAGTGGTCGGCGATCGCGGGCAACACGGTGGGGCTCGCCATGCAGGGCGCGTTCATCACCGTGCTGGCGGTCGGCGGCGCGCGGGTGGCCACGGGCGCCATCGAGATCGGCACCCTGGTCGCCTTCCTGCTCTATGTGTTCTATCTGATGGCGCCGCTCCAGGATGTGGTGCAGGCGATCACCCAGTACCAGGTCGGATCGGCCGCGATCAGCCGGATGCGCGAGGTGTGGCGGATGCCGGCCGAGCCGGAGCGGAGCGACGAGGAGCCGGCGCGGTCCCCGTCCGAGGAGCCGGCCGCGCTGGCCTTCGAGGGGGTGCGCTTCCGCTACGCCCCCGATCTGCCGCTGGTCCACCACGGCGTGGACTTCGCGGTGCCGCCGCGCGGGATGACGGCCTTCGTCGGCCCGTCCGGCGCCGGCAAGACCACGGTCTTCTCCCTGGTCGAGCGGTTCTACGACGTCACGGACGGCCGGGTCACGGTCGACGGCCGGGACGTCCTGGAGTGGGACCTGCCCGAGCTGCGCGCCGCCATCGGCTATGTGGAGCAGGACGCGCCGGTGCTCTCCGGCACGCTCCGCGACAACCTCCTCTTCGGCGCCCCCGTGACCTCGGAGGCCGAGCTGGCCGGGACGCTGCGCACGGCCCGGCTGGAGAGCCTGGTCGAGCGGCTGCCCGAAGGGCTGGACACGGTGGTGGGCCATCGCGGCACCAAGCTCTCCGGCGGCGAACGCCAACGCGTCGCCATCGCCCGGGCGTTGCTGCGCCGCCCGCGCCTGCTGCTGCTGGACGAGGCCACCTCCCAGCTGGACGCGGTCAACGAGGCGGCGCTGCGGGACACCGTCGCCGACATCTCGCGGCGCACCACCGTGCTGGTGGTGGCGCACCGCCTCTCCACGGTGACATCGGCCGACCGCATCGTGGTGATGGAGGCCGGACGCGTTCGCGCCGTCGGCACGCACAGCGAGCTGGTGGCGGCCAACCCGCTCTACGCGGAGCTGGCCGCGACCCAGTTCCTCACGGAGCACGACGCGGCCGGCCCCGGGCCCGCCGTCGGGGTCACCGCCGAGCCAGCCAGCTGA
- a CDS encoding aldo/keto reductase, with protein MRYTRLGATGLEVSAICLGCMSFGVPERGAHPWSLDEERSRPLIRRALEAGITFFDTANVYSDGTSEEITGRALADFARREDVVIATKVHGRMRPGPNGAGLSRKAILSEIDNSLRRLGTDYVDLYQIHRFDPHTPIEETLEALHDVVKAGKARYIGASSMHAWQFAKALFVAERNGWTRFVSMQNHHNLIYREEEREMLPLAADQGVGVIPWSPLARGRLTRDWDESTARSATDEFGATLYQPADRAVVERVAAVAAEREVPPARVALAWLLADPRITAPIVGATAARHVEDAVGAVELTLTEAEIERLNEPYVPHAVAGFR; from the coding sequence GTGAGGTACACGCGACTGGGAGCGACAGGGCTTGAGGTCTCGGCGATCTGTCTGGGGTGCATGAGCTTCGGCGTGCCCGAACGCGGCGCGCACCCGTGGTCGTTGGACGAGGAGCGGAGCCGCCCGCTGATCCGGCGGGCGCTGGAGGCCGGCATCACGTTCTTCGACACGGCCAACGTCTACTCGGACGGCACCAGCGAGGAGATCACCGGGCGCGCGCTGGCGGACTTCGCCCGCCGCGAGGACGTGGTGATCGCGACCAAGGTGCACGGCCGGATGCGGCCGGGGCCCAACGGCGCCGGGCTGTCGCGCAAGGCGATCCTCAGCGAGATCGACAACAGCCTGCGCCGCCTGGGCACCGACTACGTGGACCTGTACCAGATCCACCGCTTCGACCCGCACACGCCGATCGAGGAGACGTTGGAGGCGCTGCACGACGTGGTCAAGGCCGGCAAGGCGCGCTATATCGGGGCCTCGTCCATGCACGCCTGGCAGTTCGCCAAGGCGCTGTTCGTCGCCGAGCGCAACGGCTGGACGCGGTTTGTCTCGATGCAGAACCACCACAACCTGATCTACCGCGAGGAGGAGCGGGAGATGCTGCCGCTCGCCGCCGACCAGGGCGTCGGGGTGATCCCGTGGAGCCCGCTGGCGCGTGGGCGGCTGACACGCGACTGGGACGAGTCGACGGCGCGTTCGGCCACCGACGAGTTCGGCGCCACGCTCTACCAGCCGGCGGACCGCGCGGTGGTGGAGCGGGTCGCGGCCGTCGCGGCCGAGCGCGAGGTGCCGCCGGCCCGGGTCGCGCTGGCCTGGCTGCTGGCCGATCCCCGGATCACCGCGCCCATCGTGGGCGCCACCGCGGCCCGCCATGTCGAGGACGCGGTCGGCGCGGTGGAACTCACCCTGACCGAGGCGGAGATCGAGCGGCTCAACGAGCCGTATGTGCCGCACGCGGTGGCCGGTTTCCGGTAG
- a CDS encoding AAA family ATPase, with amino-acid sequence MSESERGESALRGAVVVIAGVMAAGKSTVAQALAERLPAAAHVRGDTFRRMIVSGRVEPDPSAGPEAEAQLRLRYRLSAAVADGYAEAGVTAVVQDVVLGDDLSYLVGQVRSRPLYVVVLAPSPAAVAAREAARAKTAYAENGGWTVAALDGWLRERTPRIGRWLDTSSLDPAGTVDAILADLPTARVA; translated from the coding sequence ATGAGTGAGAGTGAGCGGGGCGAATCGGCGTTGCGGGGGGCCGTGGTGGTGATCGCGGGGGTGATGGCCGCGGGGAAGTCGACGGTGGCGCAGGCGTTGGCCGAACGGCTGCCGGCGGCGGCGCATGTGCGGGGGGACACGTTCCGTCGCATGATCGTCTCCGGCCGGGTGGAGCCCGACCCCTCGGCGGGGCCGGAGGCCGAGGCCCAACTCCGGCTGCGCTACCGGCTGTCGGCAGCCGTCGCCGACGGCTACGCCGAGGCGGGGGTGACGGCCGTGGTGCAGGACGTGGTGCTCGGCGACGACCTGTCCTATCTGGTCGGACAGGTGCGCAGCCGCCCGCTGTACGTGGTGGTGCTGGCGCCCTCCCCGGCGGCGGTCGCCGCCCGCGAGGCGGCCCGCGCCAAGACGGCCTACGCCGAGAACGGCGGCTGGACGGTGGCGGCGCTGGACGGTTGGCTGCGCGAACGCACGCCGAGGATCGGCCGCTGGCTGGACACCTCGTCCCTGGACCCGGCCGGCACGGTGGACGCCATCCTGGCCGACCTCCCCACCGCACGGGTGGCCTGA
- a CDS encoding BTAD domain-containing putative transcriptional regulator — protein sequence MARTPPPVPGNRTPVPVRGRRGPRDVLLACVAILALLALVVGVPLALASLVGWPLPRTAPSWDMLTEEIDADTFVAVLAVLVWVAWAQFTACVLVEVRAAVSGVGLPRRVPGAGPSQLLARQLVGAVLLLTSAAASMTPGLSQLGQTFDSPGQGRVVAEAALVPGGGQTVVLSSGLADTPKVNEAPSPAEDAGTVEAADPEGAQALYYRIQPPDGRHHDTLWGVAERHLGDGLRYKEIYQLNKDRLQPDGSRLTEASLIRPGWILQMPADAQGGELVELPGEAAELTADEAAELEQFERYGRTGAPPAATALADAEEPAERVGPEDRQADTGGKGTDRPTLPIEEQPPGPPPPPEAEAETDADAATDAGAGTDAATDAATDAGTDAEAEPGLPDALVAAPLLAAGLLVALGRTRRMALWQSAAGMRGRGVGDGLAPPTPRATDARDALLVGAAPDQVAFLDRALRLLSAALAEEGRVLPAVYAAWLGSRELHLQLSGPVGRPPAPWSQGQDQTYWTLERGRLPEPPDGVAPDAEAPYPGLVSLGMREELRLLLNLEAVPGIVAVQGAPGDREAVLASIAAELATSGWSDRMTVTLVGFGAELAALAPTRVRHLDDIAGLLEVMETETGLRRGALRHAGHESLLSGRTGPARQQQWAPHLVLVGVPPDQDQAERLAGLASISASLGIGYLLAADHVELPGVAWGFEISPDGLLTEPDMGLTLRAQLLPAEQRAAVVELFGDLTGDQVEPAADHTVDLTRGRPGVYVSLLGGLETTGLDEPDAERAGRLREALALLSLHREGVHRRVLGSALWPRGVTDELRDALIDRLAHWLGTDPTGVPRLSAGRDGRLALSADVLSDWDVLRTLHHQVLVSENPTETGSPADRMRKLRDALSLAGGALLAGQREGGGFGWLEHEIVDAQYPLLVAEIALTLAAEHRAAGEGEAAYAAVRSALAAAPTDERLWNELLRAAHATARPDWLTGAVRWLTAHHAQLFGPSTPLPAQTEALLDELLPSWRASP from the coding sequence ATGGCCCGCACTCCACCGCCCGTCCCGGGGAACCGGACGCCCGTCCCGGTCCGCGGACGGCGCGGTCCGCGCGATGTGCTGCTCGCCTGCGTCGCCATCCTGGCGCTGCTCGCCCTGGTGGTGGGCGTGCCGCTGGCGCTGGCCAGCCTGGTCGGCTGGCCGCTGCCGCGCACCGCGCCCAGCTGGGACATGCTGACCGAGGAGATCGACGCCGACACCTTTGTCGCCGTGCTGGCGGTGCTGGTCTGGGTGGCCTGGGCGCAGTTCACCGCCTGTGTGCTGGTGGAGGTGCGGGCGGCCGTCTCGGGCGTCGGCCTGCCACGGCGGGTGCCGGGGGCCGGCCCCAGCCAGCTGCTGGCCCGCCAACTGGTCGGTGCCGTCCTGCTGTTGACGTCGGCGGCGGCATCCATGACGCCGGGGCTCAGCCAGTTGGGGCAGACCTTCGACTCGCCGGGGCAGGGCCGGGTGGTCGCCGAGGCCGCGCTGGTGCCGGGCGGCGGGCAGACGGTGGTGCTCTCGTCCGGCCTCGCCGACACCCCCAAGGTGAACGAGGCGCCCTCGCCCGCCGAGGACGCGGGCACCGTCGAAGCGGCCGATCCGGAGGGGGCCCAGGCGCTCTACTACCGCATCCAGCCGCCCGACGGCCGGCACCACGACACCCTCTGGGGCGTCGCCGAACGCCATCTGGGCGACGGCCTGCGCTACAAGGAGATCTACCAGCTCAACAAGGACCGCCTCCAGCCGGACGGCTCCCGGCTGACGGAGGCCAGCCTGATCAGGCCCGGCTGGATCCTCCAGATGCCGGCGGACGCCCAGGGCGGCGAGCTGGTCGAACTCCCCGGCGAGGCCGCGGAGTTGACCGCCGATGAGGCGGCCGAGCTCGAACAGTTCGAACGTTACGGGCGTACGGGCGCGCCGCCGGCCGCCACCGCCCTCGCCGACGCCGAGGAGCCAGCGGAACGGGTGGGCCCGGAGGACCGGCAGGCCGACACGGGCGGCAAGGGCACCGACCGGCCCACGCTGCCCATTGAGGAGCAGCCCCCCGGGCCGCCACCCCCGCCGGAGGCCGAGGCGGAGACGGACGCCGATGCCGCGACCGATGCCGGGGCCGGGACCGATGCCGCGACCGATGCCGCGACCGATGCCGGGACCGATGCCGAGGCGGAGCCGGGCCTGCCCGACGCGTTGGTGGCCGCCCCGCTGCTGGCCGCCGGGCTGCTGGTGGCGCTGGGCCGCACCCGTCGCATGGCGCTCTGGCAGAGCGCCGCCGGCATGCGGGGCCGGGGCGTCGGCGACGGCCTCGCCCCGCCGACCCCCCGCGCCACCGACGCCAGGGACGCCCTGCTGGTGGGCGCCGCACCCGACCAGGTCGCCTTCCTCGACCGGGCGTTGCGACTCCTCTCGGCCGCGCTGGCCGAGGAGGGCCGGGTCCTGCCCGCCGTCTACGCCGCCTGGCTCGGCTCGCGGGAGCTGCACCTCCAGCTCTCTGGCCCGGTCGGCCGCCCGCCCGCGCCCTGGAGCCAGGGCCAGGACCAGACCTACTGGACGCTGGAGCGCGGCCGGCTGCCCGAACCGCCCGACGGGGTGGCGCCGGACGCGGAAGCGCCCTACCCGGGCCTGGTCAGCCTCGGCATGCGGGAGGAGTTGCGGCTGCTGCTCAACCTGGAGGCGGTGCCGGGGATCGTCGCCGTCCAGGGCGCGCCGGGGGATCGGGAGGCGGTGCTCGCCTCCATCGCCGCCGAACTCGCCACCAGCGGCTGGTCCGACCGGATGACCGTCACCCTGGTCGGCTTCGGTGCCGAACTGGCGGCCCTGGCCCCCACCCGGGTGCGGCATCTCGACGATATCGCCGGGCTGTTGGAGGTGATGGAGACGGAGACCGGGCTGCGTCGCGGCGCCCTGCGGCACGCGGGCCACGAATCGCTGCTCAGCGGGCGCACCGGACCGGCCCGGCAGCAACAGTGGGCGCCCCACCTGGTGTTGGTCGGCGTTCCGCCGGACCAGGACCAGGCGGAGCGGCTCGCCGGCCTCGCCTCGATCTCGGCGTCCCTCGGCATCGGCTATCTGCTCGCCGCCGACCACGTCGAACTGCCCGGCGTCGCCTGGGGGTTCGAGATCAGCCCGGACGGGCTGCTGACCGAGCCCGACATGGGCCTCACACTCCGTGCCCAGCTGCTGCCCGCCGAGCAACGCGCCGCCGTGGTCGAGCTGTTCGGCGACCTCACGGGCGACCAGGTCGAACCGGCCGCCGATCACACCGTCGATCTGACCCGGGGCCGCCCGGGCGTCTATGTCTCCCTGCTCGGCGGCCTTGAGACCACCGGGCTCGACGAGCCGGACGCGGAGCGCGCCGGAAGGCTCCGGGAGGCGTTGGCGCTGCTCTCGCTGCACCGGGAGGGCGTGCACCGCCGGGTGTTGGGCTCGGCGCTCTGGCCGCGCGGCGTCACCGACGAGCTGCGGGACGCGCTGATCGACCGCCTCGCCCACTGGCTCGGCACGGACCCGACGGGCGTCCCGCGCCTCTCCGCCGGCCGGGACGGGCGGCTGGCGCTCTCCGCCGATGTGCTCTCGGACTGGGATGTGCTGCGCACCCTGCACCACCAGGTGCTGGTCAGCGAGAACCCGACCGAGACGGGGTCGCCGGCGGACCGGATGCGCAAGCTGCGCGACGCCCTCTCCCTGGCCGGCGGCGCGCTGCTCGCCGGGCAGCGGGAAGGCGGCGGCTTCGGCTGGCTCGAACACGAGATCGTCGACGCCCAGTACCCGCTGCTGGTCGCGGAGATCGCCCTCACCCTGGCCGCGGAGCACCGCGCCGCCGGCGAGGGCGAGGCCGCCTACGCCGCCGTCCGCTCGGCGCTGGCCGCCGCGCCGACGGACGAACGCCTCTGGAACGAGCTGCTGCGCGCCGCCCACGCCACCGCTCGCCCCGACTGGCTGACGGGCGCCGTCCGCTGGCTGACCGCCCACCACGCCCAGCTCTTCGGCCCCAGCACCCCGCTGCCGGCCCAGACGGAGGCCCTGCTCGACGAGCTCCTCCCGAGCTGGCGGGCCTCGCCCTGA
- a CDS encoding SGNH/GDSL hydrolase family protein, protein MDGSVRFPLPARRALTLSGLLALVCAVLLGLTTPTARAADPRVEPAAVPAAEATRIMALGDSITGSPGCWRALLWQDMQAAGYTDVDFVGSRTPDGCGFPYDGEHEGHGGILTTGIVRDNLLPGWLATSDPDVVMMTLGTNDVWSGVPTPTLLDAYSTLVGQMRAANPDVRVLVAQILPMAPVGCADCGARVVELNAAIPAWAAGLDSARSPITVVDLWTGFDTGTDTYDGVHPGDSGIRKMADVWFPALTGVLDELAQLR, encoded by the coding sequence ATGGACGGTTCTGTCCGTTTTCCTCTGCCCGCTCGCCGGGCTCTGACGCTCTCGGGCCTGCTGGCCCTGGTCTGCGCCGTGTTGCTCGGCCTGACCACCCCCACCGCCCGCGCGGCCGATCCGCGGGTCGAGCCGGCCGCGGTGCCTGCCGCCGAGGCCACCCGGATCATGGCGCTCGGTGACTCCATCACCGGCTCGCCCGGCTGCTGGCGCGCCCTGCTGTGGCAGGACATGCAGGCCGCCGGCTACACCGACGTGGACTTCGTCGGCTCCCGCACTCCCGACGGGTGCGGCTTCCCCTATGACGGCGAACACGAGGGCCATGGCGGCATCCTGACCACCGGCATCGTCCGGGACAACCTGCTGCCCGGCTGGCTGGCGACCAGCGACCCGGACGTGGTGATGATGACGCTGGGCACCAACGACGTGTGGAGCGGCGTCCCGACCCCGACCCTGCTGGACGCCTACTCCACCCTGGTCGGCCAGATGCGGGCCGCCAACCCGGACGTCCGGGTGCTGGTCGCGCAGATCCTGCCGATGGCCCCGGTGGGGTGCGCCGACTGCGGGGCGCGGGTGGTGGAGTTGAACGCCGCCATCCCGGCGTGGGCCGCCGGTCTGGACAGCGCCCGGTCGCCGATCACCGTCGTCGACCTGTGGACGGGCTTCGACACCGGGACCGACACCTATGACGGAGTGCACCCGGGCGACTCCGGCATCCGCAAGATGGCCGACGTCTGGTTTCCCGCACTGACCGGCGTGCTGGACGAGCTGGCCCAACTCCGCTGA
- a CDS encoding TadE/TadG family type IV pilus assembly protein — MSSGVACERERGSGALVVIFSALVVLALAAFVVDGGLSIAQRERAADIAEQAARYAAQDLDEAALRDGVSPAPINFGNCANRVAEYAASVGMEPADIAASECTETGTNQVTVRIRLTYRPVFTGFVYDQPLTVWGEATAEAQVG, encoded by the coding sequence ATGAGCAGCGGCGTCGCCTGCGAACGCGAGCGCGGCTCAGGCGCGCTGGTGGTGATCTTCTCCGCGCTGGTGGTGCTGGCGCTCGCGGCGTTCGTGGTGGACGGCGGCCTCTCCATCGCGCAGCGCGAACGGGCCGCCGACATCGCCGAACAGGCCGCCCGCTACGCCGCGCAGGACCTGGACGAGGCGGCGTTGCGGGACGGGGTCTCGCCGGCGCCGATCAACTTCGGCAACTGCGCCAACCGGGTCGCCGAGTACGCCGCCTCCGTCGGCATGGAGCCCGCCGACATCGCGGCGTCCGAGTGCACGGAGACGGGCACCAACCAGGTCACCGTGCGCATCAGGCTCACCTACCGGCCGGTGTTCACCGGCTTCGTCTACGACCAACCGCTGACCGTCTGGGGCGAGGCCACGGCCGAGGCCCAGGTCGGCTGA
- a CDS encoding dihydrofolate reductase family protein: MRKLVYYVAVTVDGRIAGPGGEFDFFPQGEGEQLAAYHGWMAERLPETIPTVGREAVGVAGTANRRFDTVLMGGATYRVGPANPFAHLRQYVVSRTMTPDQDPAVTVVGDDPLGLVRGLKREEGQDLWLCGGGQLASALLPEIDELIVKSYPVVAGDGIPAFDGEFGPTLFAVTERRSFDNGVVVSWLARR; the protein is encoded by the coding sequence ATGCGCAAGCTTGTCTACTACGTTGCCGTCACCGTCGACGGCCGAATCGCCGGACCGGGCGGCGAGTTCGACTTCTTCCCGCAGGGCGAGGGGGAGCAGCTGGCGGCGTACCACGGTTGGATGGCGGAGCGGCTGCCGGAGACCATTCCGACCGTCGGCCGGGAGGCCGTCGGCGTGGCGGGGACGGCCAACCGGCGCTTCGACACGGTGCTGATGGGGGGCGCCACCTACCGCGTCGGCCCCGCCAACCCGTTCGCCCACCTGCGGCAGTACGTGGTCTCCCGCACCATGACGCCCGACCAGGACCCGGCGGTGACCGTGGTCGGGGACGACCCGCTGGGCCTGGTCAGGGGCCTCAAGCGGGAGGAGGGGCAGGACCTCTGGCTCTGCGGCGGCGGGCAGCTCGCCAGCGCGCTGCTGCCCGAGATCGACGAACTGATCGTCAAGAGCTATCCGGTGGTCGCCGGCGACGGCATCCCCGCCTTCGACGGGGAGTTCGGGCCCACCCTCTTCGCCGTCACCGAGCGGCGGTCCTTCGACAACGGGGTGGTCGTCAGCTGGCTGGCTCGGCGGTGA